From one Paenibacillus sp. FSL K6-1330 genomic stretch:
- a CDS encoding YvrJ family protein, producing MEFEAFVQLIGNVGFPIALSLILLQTILVKFNKQMDTLEKRLGQLDKTMNLLVRTVYQSSTPKTPSGEEQNQDQ from the coding sequence ATGGAATTCGAAGCCTTTGTACAACTCATTGGAAATGTTGGGTTTCCCATCGCATTATCCCTCATCTTACTCCAGACGATACTGGTCAAATTTAATAAACAGATGGATACGTTGGAAAAACGACTAGGGCAACTGGATAAGACCATGAATTTATTAGTCCGAACAGTTTATCAGAGCAGTACACCAAAAACTCCTTCGGGCGAAGAACAAAACCAAGATCAATAA
- a CDS encoding CopG family transcriptional regulator codes for MSSKEKPPRLTVYLPDLAKSELEQMANQTGLSQSQLVVMATLGLLANYKARGNGIFTELLKMESKKEEGIL; via the coding sequence ATGAGTAGTAAAGAAAAGCCCCCTAGGCTAACGGTTTATCTTCCTGATCTTGCGAAGAGTGAATTGGAACAGATGGCCAATCAGACCGGCCTATCCCAATCGCAATTAGTCGTTATGGCTACGCTAGGTCTGTTAGCAAATTATAAGGCTAGGGGTAATGGTATATTTACAGAATTATTGAAAATGGAGTCCAAGAAAGAAGAAGGTATATTGTAG
- a CDS encoding copper amine oxidase N-terminal domain-containing protein, which yields MNKKKLFSVSAVVLSISLVMGGVYAFGSGKIKIVVNGESIATDVAPKNVNGRVMVPISTISKALGANVSWDPKSQTVSIKQGTSNAPVTNDVWNQSLNDTYGEEWAAVKRVIDQFILGYDGQDEELVKSLVVEGFDKTFIAPGVYVPVGGNYPSLLDHDIIDAKKTGTVDGRGEYKVRVKFVSYVGLSSPVENTWDIDVTPKPSKVDEYLIKKIDRSAKSLASYTVFPGLTFKDEG from the coding sequence GTGAACAAAAAAAAGTTATTCTCGGTCTCAGCAGTAGTCCTAAGTATTTCGTTGGTAATGGGCGGGGTTTACGCTTTCGGGTCTGGGAAAATTAAAATCGTTGTGAATGGGGAGAGTATCGCGACTGATGTTGCTCCTAAGAATGTAAATGGCCGAGTGATGGTACCAATCAGTACCATTTCTAAGGCACTTGGGGCCAACGTTTCATGGGATCCCAAGTCACAGACAGTATCCATCAAACAAGGAACTTCTAATGCTCCAGTAACAAACGATGTTTGGAACCAGTCCCTTAATGATACGTATGGCGAGGAGTGGGCTGCGGTCAAGAGAGTGATTGATCAGTTTATTCTAGGGTACGATGGCCAGGATGAAGAGTTGGTTAAGAGCCTTGTCGTTGAAGGATTCGATAAGACATTCATTGCCCCAGGAGTTTATGTTCCTGTAGGCGGAAATTATCCTTCATTATTAGATCATGACATCATCGATGCGAAAAAGACGGGCACAGTAGACGGTAGAGGCGAGTATAAAGTACGCGTTAAATTTGTATCTTATGTTGGTCTCTCGTCACCTGTTGAAAACACATGGGATATTGATGTAACCCCGAAACCATCGAAAGTGGATGAATATCTAATTAAGAAAATTGATAGATCAGCAAAGAGTCTTGCATCGTACACGGTTTTCCCTGGTCTGACATTCAAAGATGAAGGCTAA